One Artemia franciscana chromosome 7, ASM3288406v1, whole genome shotgun sequence DNA segment encodes these proteins:
- the LOC136028740 gene encoding uncharacterized protein LOC136028740 encodes MKTANNGAAGPVHRIYKKKGPNRERKYNEKQVQQAIRDYFINHKSIREVAKFYDVPRSTLTDQIKKINKEGKGWEEAWIKPKRGPPSTKGTVVKVNTLKNVSPLGIKNKTCNVITDDPCSSTSRRSTESSVIKVKTLKNVSPFETKNKTGDVITDDPCSLTSRHSTESNVIKVNTLKNVSPFETKNKTSDAISDDPCSLTSRRSEDSCVIKVNTSKNVSPFGTKNKTGDVITDDPCSLTSRHSTESSVIKVNTSKNLSPFGTKIKTSDANTDDPCSSTSRRSTESCVIKVNTLKNVSPFEIKNKTRDAITDDESSHIDRDHPLSYEEIEGDEFYEELRLQVQRQVVEVDMPQAEYRRTLNSKSNFDQTFPTEGPKREHDPLVSKKNSGELTLNIAASSFQKTIGTCENKISSAADVNEKTKKLSFITRPLGVCSSHLETDDTCSTMDTATNGAAGPVRRIYQKKGPNRERKYNEEQVQQAIRDHFMNHKSIREVAKFYNVPRSTLTEQIKKIKKEGKGWKEAWIKPKRGPPSTKGTVVKVNTLKNVSPLGIKNKTCNVITDDPCSSTSRRSTESTVIKVNTSKNLSPFGTKIKTSDANTDDPCSSTSRRSTESCVIKVNTLKNVSPFEIKNKTRDAITDDLCSSTSRRSTEISVIKVNTSKNVSPSIISTEEATKVKNVLPLSEMVNIREHDDFCRKVITPISSQDTKKKIKIFEGSSTSEIIVVEGGNSLIQQKSHKNDEADPLDFSKEHEQEDLLEVCDSVLDHEMESQFCKEASRSVLFETNPKIPAFGRTTDQIVEIHSIDEADEPNLTAQQVVSKTLCPSSVPLPATKNRKIDSGYQDFRKTSSQSTKRASLLKNANSFFVEIPNEDYASRYLIISGTKLLFENHKVEFSSDPRLSKYQKDALEVLDHSFHGKCALNNFQSSSLTVDSQQKGQGVKADVQPKSDVLDDNRKIVSDASEFLHIIDGDEVLQSKFSESQYCNLEALSAVMERLQSGKTAPSSHSLIKSVDACVQTGTEEVELPLGTVPAMSAVTQISGSQTIEHILDSQNRLRRFIVVSNATFTPERTCAFTPFPEFAETIPESAHVPEVSVTSMASIQPTHNAEVTQTEAATTSPWYTDFVNSLNCAYKSLLRVFSFLSPVDRGQAALTCKFWYKVASDPSLWKHIDTRKLKIRNIRNFFTRMRKLEIESIDLRGLERKFHCSLLEHLNLPDAKKLLICPCEGEVIENIFRSCHDLVHLDASNVSASSVSLNYMKKHSRLEKLVLNFSTDAEVSKLSYLKKLLKMKHLSLRGLTNIYDVSFLEFMPCLEFLSLGSLSSLDEKLFQESSLRNIKHLKHLSLSDGPNWDENLSILHSISSLDQLVTLEVVYFRVQCSLFQILSLVPKLQKFLFVPVISISTMATVFGDLLEYLPKLCNLKQFCLILPEECTLFDGILVIPGEIIDKFSGVVYGQESAANTDDQLLKMQAVSDGKEAVLKDNKNCDKKSQNDIIETSQSEKSIRLVSADVNEQMPEKSEMKLLHSEGMAALKKSNKKSFQGHRMETSQSEKERAFDCNKSSEQIAQCQQIELSRTKEATTLTCKIANGQDHQVNQNESSHIDRDHPFSYEEIEGDRLQVQRQVVEVDMPQAEDRRTLNSESNFDQTFSTEGPKREHDPLVSKKNSGEPTLNIAASSFQKTIGTCENKISYGSAADVNEKTKKLSFITRPLGVCSSHLETDDICSTMDTATNGAAGPVRRIYQKKGPNRERKYNEEQVQQAIRDHFMNHKSISEVAKFYNVPRSTLTDQIKKINKEGKGWEEAWIKPNRERKYNEEQVQPAIRDHFMNHKSIREVAKFYNVPRSTLTDQIKKINKEGKGWEEAWIKPKRGPPSMKSTAIKVNTLKNVSPFGTKNKTSRAITDNPCSSTSRHSTEISVIKVNTSKNVSPRIYEKKGPNRERKYNEEQVQQAIRDHFINHKSIREVAKFYNVPRSTLTDQIKKINKEGKDWEEAWIKPKRGPRSMKSTAIKVNTLKNVSPFGTENKTSDAIADDPCSSISRRSTEIRVVKVNTSKNVSLRIYQKKGPNCERKYIEEEVQQAKYVPKEICSMANISNSIFVEKCTNKMSITNPNLPRGNLHRNPSADNLCIVTADELYNYFKMILPSVEVCLIISNEDILRTVSLQNIDWENCCLSRKSD; translated from the coding sequence ATGAAAACAGCCAATAATGGAGCAGCAGGACCAGTCCATAGGATCTACAAAAAGAAGGGCCCAAACCGTGAacgaaaatataatgaaaaacaaGTCCAGCAAGCGATAAGGgattattttataaatcataaGTCAATCAGGGAGGTTGCTAAATTCTATGATGTTCCAAGAAGTACCCTGActgaccaaattaaaaaaattaacaaagagGGGAAAGGCTGGGAGGAGGCATGGATAAAGCCAAAACGAGGGCCTCCTTCAACAAAAGGTACTGTTGTCAAAGTAAATACCTTGAAAAATGTATCACCccttggaataaaaaataaaacttgtaatGTCATTACTGATGATCCCTGTTCATCAACAAGCAGACGTTCAACAGAAAGTAGTGTGATTaaagtaaaaactttgaaaaatgtatcaccttttgaaacaaaaaataaaactggtgATGTCATTACTGATGATCCCTGTTCATTAACAAGCAGACATTCAACAGAAAGTAATGTGATTAAAGTAAATACTTTGAAAAATGTATCaccttttgaaacaaaaaataaaactagtgaTGCCATTTCTGATGATCCCTGTTCATTGACAAGCAGACGTTCAGAAGACAGTTGTGTGATTAAAGTAAATACTTCGAAAAATGTATCACCTTttggaacaaaaaataaaactggtgATGTCATTACTGATGATCCCTGTTCATTAACAAGCAGACATTCAACAGAAAGTAGTGTGATTAAAGTAAATACTTCGAAAAATCTATCACCTtttggaacaaaaattaaaactagtgATGCCAATACTGATGATCCCTGTTCATCGACGAGCAGACGTTCAACAGAAAGTTGTGTGATTAAAGTAAATACTTTGAAAAATGTATCaccttttgaaataaaaaataaaactagggATGCCATTACTGATGATGAATCGTCTCACATTGACAGAGACCATCCATTGAGCTATGAAGAAATTGAGGGTGATGAATTCTATGAAGAATTGAGGCTACAGGTACAGAGACAGGTAGTGGAGGTAGATATGCCTCAGGCTGAATATAGGCGTACATTAAACTCCAAAAGTAATTTTGACCAAACATTTCCAACAGAAGGACCCAAACGAGAACATGACCCTCTTGTAAGTAAAAAGAACAGTGGAGAGCTAACTTTGAATATCGCTGCatcttcatttcaaaagacCATAGGAACTTGTGAGAATAAAATCAGTAGCGCAGCAGAtgttaatgaaaaaactaaaaaattgagtttCATAACTAGGCCATTAGGAGTATGTTCCAGTCATCTTGAAACAGATGATACTTGCAGCACAATGGATACAGCCACTAATGGAGCAGCAGGACCAGTCCGTAGGATCTACCAAAAGAAAGGCCCAAACCGTGAACGAAAATATAATGAAGAACAAGTCCAGCAAGCGATAAGGGACCATTTTATGAATCATAAATCAATCAGGGAGGTCGCTAAATTCTATAATGTTCCAAGAAGTACCCTAACtgagcaaattaaaaaaattaaaaaagaggggAAAGGCTGGAAGGAGGCATGGATAAAGCCAAAACGAGGACCTCCTTCAACAAAAGGTACTGTTGTCAAAGTAAATACCTTGAAAAATGTATCACCccttggaataaaaaataaaacttgtaatGTCATTACTGATGATCCCTGTTCATCAACAAGCAGACGTTCAACAGAAAGTACTGTGATTAAAGTAAATACTTCGAAAAATTTATCACCTtttggaacaaaaattaaaactagtgATGCCAATACTGATGATCCCTGTTCATCGACGAGCAGACGTTCAACAGAAAGTTGTGTGATTAAAGTAAATACTTTGAAAAATGTATCaccttttgaaataaaaaataaaactagggATGCCATTACTGATGATCTTTGTTCATCGACAAGCAGACGTTCAACAGAAATTAGTGTGATTAAAGTAAATACTTCGAAAAATGTCTCACCTAGTATTATCTCTACAGAAGAAGCaacaaaggtaaagaatgttCTGCCTCTTTCAGAAATGGTGAACATCCGAGAACACGACGACTTTTGTAGGAAAGTGATAACACCAATCTCGTCTCaagatacgaaaaaaaaaattaaaatcttcgAGGGATCAAGCACCAGTGAGATTATAGTTGTAGAGGGGGGTAATTCATTGATCCAACAAAAAAGTCATAAAAATGACGAAGCAGATCCGTTAGACTTTTCTAAAGAACATGAGCAAGAAGATCTATTAGAGGTATGTGACAGTGTTTTAGATCATGAAATGGAAAGTCAGTTTTGCAAAGAAGCTAGTAGATCAGTATTGTTCGAAACAAATCCTAAGATACCAGCTTTCGGCAGAACTACGGACCAAATAGTGGAAATTCATAGTATAGACGAAGCAGATGAGCCCAACTTGACAGCTCAGCAAGTTGTGTCTAAGACCCTTTGTCCATCTTCCGTACCACTACCAGCCACTAAGAACAGAAAAATTGATTCAGGGTATcaagattttaggaaaactagTTCACAGTCAACTAAACGTGCATCACTactaaaaaatgcaaattcctTTTTTGTGGAAATTCCAAATGAAGATTATGCTTCAAGATACTTGATTATTTCAGGAACTaaattactttttgaaaatcacaaAGTTGAATTCAGCAGTGATCCTCggctttcaaaatatcaaaaagatgCTTTGGAAGTGTTGGATCATTCTTTTCACGGAAAGTGTGctttgaataattttcaaagttctagtttgACTGTAGACTCGCAACAAAAGGGACAAGGAGTAAAAGCTGATGTACAACCCAAGTCAGATGTATTGGATGATAATCGTAAAATAGTAAGTGATGCTTCTGAATTTTTACATATCATCGATGGTGATGAAGTactacaatcaaaattttcagaaagtcAGTATTGTAATCTAGAGGCACTAAGTGCTGTAATGGAGCGACTTCAGTCTGGAAAGACAGCTCCCTCCTCGCATTCATTAATAAAGTCAGTGGATGCATGTGTGCAAACAGGCACTGAAGAAGTGGAGCTTCCTCTTGGCACTGTCCCAGCAATGTCAGCTGTGACCCAGATTTCTGGAAGTCAGACTATTGAACACATTCTGGACAGTCAGAACCGCTTGCGTCGCTTTATTGTTGTAAGTAATGCTACGTTTACCCCAGAACGGACATGTGCGTTTACACCTTTTCCTGAATTTGCAGAGacaattcctgaatcagctCATGTTCCTGAAGTGTCAGTCACGTCTATGGCTAGTATTCAACCAACACACAATGCAGAAGTAACACAAACAGAAGCAGCAACGACTTCGCCCTGGTACACTGATTTTGTCAACTCTTTGAACTGTGCTTACAAAAGCTTACTtcgtgtttttagttttctttctccAGTTGACAGAGGACAAGCAGCTTTGACATGTAAATTTTGGTACAAAGTGGCAAGCGATCCGTCACTTTGGAAGCATATTGACACAAgaaagctgaaaataaggaatattCGTAATTTTTTTACCCGTATGAGAAAGCTTGAAATTGAATCGATAGACCTAAGAGGTCTCGAGAGAAAATTTCATTGCTCTCTTTTAGAGCATTTAAACCTTCCAGATGCGAAGAAGCTGTTAATTTGCCCCTGTGAAGGTGAGGTCATTGAGAATATTTTTCGCTCCTGCCATGACTTGGTACATCTAGATGCTAGCAATGTTTCGGCGTCGTCTGTCAGCCTAAACTATATGAAGAAGCATTCTAGGCTAGAAAAGTTAGTATTAAATTTTTCTACTGATGCAGAAGTTTCAAAATTGTCATACCTGAAAAAATTGCTCAAAATGAAACACCTGAGTTTGCGCGGTCTAACGAATATTTATGATGTGTCGTTTCTTGAGTTTATGCCTTGCTTAGAGTTTCTTAGTCTTGGAAGCCTATCTTCCCTAGATGAAAAGCTCTTCCAAGAATCCTCGCTGAGGAATATTAAACATCTAAAACACTTAAGTCTATCAGATGGACCGAATTGGGatgaaaatttgtcaattttacaTAGCATCAGCTCCCTGGATCAACTTGTTACATTAGAAGTTGTATATTTTAGAGTTCAATGTAGTCTATTTCAGATTCTTAGTCTAGTTCCGAAgttacaaaaatttcttttcgtaCCTGTTATTTCTATCAGCACAATGGCGACTGTATTTGGAGATTTGTTGGAATACCTACCAAAGCTTTGTAATCTGAAACAGTTTTGCCTCATTCTCCCAGAAGAATGCACTCTTTTTGACGGCATACTAGTGATTCCAGGAGAAATAATAGACAAATTTAGCGGTGTAGTTTATGGTCAAGAGTCTGCAGCAAATACTGATGACCAGCTATTAAAGATGCAAGCTGTTAGTGACGGAAAAGAAGCTGTTcttaaagacaataaaaattgCGACAAAAAGTCTCAGAATGACATCATTGAAACATCTCAAAGTGAAAAAAGCATAAGATTGGTTTCTGCAGATGTTAATGAGCAAATGCCTGAAAAAAGTGAAATGAAGCTACTGCATAGTGAAGGAATGGCCGCATTAAAGAAAAGTAACAAGAAATCTTTCCAGGGGCATAGAATGGAAACATCCCAAAGTGAAAAAGAACGTGCTTTTGATTGTAATAAAAGTAGTGAGCAAATAGCTCAATGCCAGCAAATTGAATTATCTCGAACTAAAGAGGCAACTACACTAACCTGCAAGATAGCTAATGGTCAAGATCATCAAGTGAATCAGAATGAATCGTCTCACATTGACAGAGACCATCCATTTAGCTATGAAGAAATTGAGGGTGATAGGCTACAGGTACAGAGACAGGTAGTGGAGGTAGATATGCCTCAGGCTGAAGATAGGCGTACATTAAACTCCGAAAGTAATTTTGACCAAACATTTTCAACGGAAGGACCCAAACGAGAACATGACCCtcttgtaagtaaaaaaaacagtggAGAGCCAACTTTGAATATCGCTGCTTCTTCATTTCAAAAGACTATAGGAACTTGTGAGAATAAAATCAGTTATGGTAGCGCAGCAGATGTTAatgaaaagactaaaaaattgAGTTTCATAACTAGGCCATTAGGAGTATGTTCCAGTCATCTTGAAACAGATGATATTTGCAGCACAATGGATACTGCCACTAATGGAGCAGCAGGACCAGTCCGTAGGATCTACCAAAAGAAGGGCCCAAACCGTGAACGAAAATATAATGAAGAACAAGTCCAGCAAGCAATAAGGGACCATTTTATGAATCATAAATCAATCAGTGAGGTCGCTAAATTCTATAATGTTCCAAGAAGTACCCTAActgatcaaattaaaaaaattaacaaagagGGGAAAGGCTGGGAGGAGGCATGGATAAAGCCAAACCGTGAACGAAAATATAATGAAGAACAAGTCCAGCCAGCAATAAGGGACCATTTTATGAATCATAAATCAATCAGGGAGGTCGCTAAATTCTATAATGTTCCAAGAAGTACCCTAActgatcaaattaaaaaaattaacaaagagGGGAAAGGCTGGGAGGAGGCATGGATAAAGCCAAAACGGGGACCTCCTTCCATGAAAAGTACCGCTATTAAAGTAAATACCTTGAAAAATGTATCACCCTTTGGAACAAAAAATAAGACTAGTCGTGCTATTACTGATAATCCCTGTTCATCGACAAGCAGACATTCAACAGAAATTAGTGTGATCAAAGTAAATACTTCGAAAAATGTATCACCTAGGATCTACGAAAAGAAGGGCCCAAACCGTGAACGAAAATATAATGAAGAACAAGTCCAGCAAGCGATAAGGGACCattttataaatcataaatCAATCAGGGAGGTCGCTAAATTCTATAATGTTCCAAGAAGTACCCTAActgatcaaattaaaaaaattaacaaagagGGGAAAGACTGGGAGGAGGCTTGGATTAAGCCAAAACGGGGACCTCGTTCCATGAAAAGTACCGCTATTAAAGTAAATACCTTGAAAAATGTATCACCCTTTggaacagaaaataaaactagtGATGCTATCGCTGATGATCCCTGTTCATCGATAAGCAGACGTTCAACAGAAATTAGGGTGGTTAAAGTTAATACTTCGAAAAATGTATCACTAAGGATCTACCAAAAGAAGGGCCCAAACTGTGAACgaaaatatattgaagaagAAGTCCAGCAAGCAAAGTATGTTCCGAAGGAAATATGTTCAATGGCTAATATTTCGAACAGTATATTCGTTGAGAAGTGTACCAACAAAATGAGTATCACAAATCCAAATCTACCGAGGGGAAATTTACACAGAAATCCATCAGCAGATAATCTCTGTATTGTAACTGCTGATGAATTGTATAACTACTTCAAAATGATCTTGCCTTCTGTCGAGGTTTGTTTGATAATATCAAATGAAGATATATTAAGAACTGTTAGTCTTCAAAACATTGATTGGGAAAACTGTTGCTTGTCTCGTAAGTCAGATTAG